In Struthio camelus isolate bStrCam1 chromosome 13, bStrCam1.hap1, whole genome shotgun sequence, the following are encoded in one genomic region:
- the CDC23 gene encoding cell division cycle protein 23 homolog isoform X1, which produces MAAAAAAAGGLGSGDFSDLREIKKQLLSVAERSRERGLQHSGKWASELAFALDPLPLSELPPPPALTEEDARDLDAYTLAKSYFDLKEYDRAAYFLRGCKSQKAYFLYMYSRYLSGEKKKDDETVDSLGPLEKGQVKNEALRELRVELSKKHKARELDGFGLYLYGVVLRKLDLVKEAIDVFVEAAHVLPLHWGAWLELCNLITDKEMLKFLSLPDTWMKEFFLAHIYTELQLIEEALQKYQSLIDAGFSKSTYIISQIAVAYHNIRDIDKALSIFNELRKQDPYRIENMDTFSNLLYVRSMKPELSYLAHNLCEIDKYRVETCCVIGNYYSLRSQHEKAALYFQRALKLNPRYLGAWTLMGHEYMEMKNTSAAIQAYRHAIEVNKRDYRAWYGLGQTYEILKMPFYCLYYYRRAHQLRPNDSRMLVALGECYEKLNQLVEAKKCYWRAYAVGDVEKMALVKLAKLHEQLNESEQAAQCYIKYIQDIYSCGEIVEHLEVSTAFRYLAQYYFKCKLWDEASACAQKCCAFNDTREEGKALLRQILQLRNQGETSSTEIAAPFFLPASLSANNTPTRRVSPLNLSSVTP; this is translated from the exons atggcggcggcggcggcggcggcgggggggctgggcagcggCGACTTCTCCGACCTGCGGGAGATCAAGAAGCAGCTGCTGAGCGTGGCGGAGCGGAGCCGCGAGCGCGGGCTGCAGCACAGCGGGAAGTG GGCCTCCGAGCTGGCCTTCGCCCTGGACCCGCTGCCGCTGagcgagctgccgccgccgcccgccctcaccGAG GAGGATGCTCGTGATTTGGATGCCTATACGTTAGCCAAGTCTTACTTTGATCTAAAGGAATATGACAGGGCCGCATATTTTCTGCGGGGCTGCAAGAGTCAGAAGGCTTATTTCTTGTATATGTACTCTAGATACCTG tcaggagaaaagaagaaggatGATGAAACAGTGGATAGTTTGG GACCCCTGGAAAAAGGGCAGGTAAAAAATGAAGCTCTACGAGAATTAAGAGTAGAGCTTAGTAAGAAACACAAAGCACGGGAACTGGATGGATTCGGCCTTTATTT GTATGGTGTTGTGCTGCGGAAGCTGGACTTGGTGAAAGAAGCCATAGATGTATTTGTTGAAGCTGCTCATGTCTTACCTTTGCACTGGGGAGCCTGGCTGGAACTCTGCAACTTGATTACAGATAAAGAGATG TTGAAGTTCCTGTCCTTACCAGATACATGGATGAAAGAGTTCTTTCTCGCACACATTTATACAGAGCTGCAGCTGATAGAGGAGGCTCTGCAGAAGTATCAGAGTCTCATTGATGCAGGATTTTCCAAAAGCACTTACATCATCTCTCAGATTGCAGTTGCCTACCACAACATCCGAG ATATTGACAAAGCTTTATCCATCTTTAACGAGCTAAGGAAACAAGACCCTTACAGAATAGAAAACATGGACACTTTCTCCAACTTGCTGTATGTTAGG AGCATGAAGCCTGAATTGAGCTACCTGGCTCACAATCTCTGTGAGATAGACAAGTATCGTGTTGAGACCTGCTGCGTAATTG GGAATTATTATAGCTTACGCTCCCAGCATGAAAAAGCAGCACTCTATTTCCAGAGAGCCTTGAAACTAAATCCTCGGTATCTGGGGGCCTGGACACTTATGGGACATGAGTATATGGAAATGAAGAACACATCTGCAGCTATTCAAGCTTATAG aCATGCGATAGAGGTGAACAAAAGGGACTACAGAGCCTGGTATGGCTTGGGGCAAACCTATGAAATCCTCAAAATGCCATTTTACTGTCTCTATTATTACCGACGGGCCCACCAGCTCAG ACCCAATGATTCCCGTATGCTGGTTGCTCTAGGAGAGTGCTATGAGAAACTGAACCAGTTGGTGGAAGCTAAAAAG tGCTATTGGAGAGCTTATGCTGTTGGAGATGTGGAGAAAATGGCATTGGTGAAACTGGCAAA gCTGCATGAACAGCTGAATGAATCTGAACAGGCTGCTCAGTGCTATATCAAATATATCCAGGATATCTATTCCTGTGGG GAGATAGTGGAGCACCTGGAGGTCAGTACTGCCTTCCGTTACCTGGCCCAATACTACTTCAAGTGTAAGCTCTGGGATGAAGCCTCAGCCTGCGCTCAGAAGTGCTGTGCGTTCAATGAT ACTAGAGAAGAAGGGAAGGCCCTGCTGCGGCAGATCTTGCAGCTTCGCAACCAAGGAGAAACCTCGTCTACAGAAATTGCTGctccctttttcctccctgcatCACTGTCAGCCAACAACACTCCCACGCGTCGTGTGTCTCCACTCAATCTGTCTTCTGTTACACCATGA
- the CDC23 gene encoding cell division cycle protein 23 homolog isoform X2 has translation MLFLIGWREVSAFSQEDARDLDAYTLAKSYFDLKEYDRAAYFLRGCKSQKAYFLYMYSRYLSGEKKKDDETVDSLGPLEKGQVKNEALRELRVELSKKHKARELDGFGLYLYGVVLRKLDLVKEAIDVFVEAAHVLPLHWGAWLELCNLITDKEMLKFLSLPDTWMKEFFLAHIYTELQLIEEALQKYQSLIDAGFSKSTYIISQIAVAYHNIRDIDKALSIFNELRKQDPYRIENMDTFSNLLYVRSMKPELSYLAHNLCEIDKYRVETCCVIGNYYSLRSQHEKAALYFQRALKLNPRYLGAWTLMGHEYMEMKNTSAAIQAYRHAIEVNKRDYRAWYGLGQTYEILKMPFYCLYYYRRAHQLRPNDSRMLVALGECYEKLNQLVEAKKCYWRAYAVGDVEKMALVKLAKLHEQLNESEQAAQCYIKYIQDIYSCGEIVEHLEVSTAFRYLAQYYFKCKLWDEASACAQKCCAFNDTREEGKALLRQILQLRNQGETSSTEIAAPFFLPASLSANNTPTRRVSPLNLSSVTP, from the exons ATGCTCTTTTTAATAGGGTGGAGAGAAGTGAGCGCTTTTTCCCAG GAGGATGCTCGTGATTTGGATGCCTATACGTTAGCCAAGTCTTACTTTGATCTAAAGGAATATGACAGGGCCGCATATTTTCTGCGGGGCTGCAAGAGTCAGAAGGCTTATTTCTTGTATATGTACTCTAGATACCTG tcaggagaaaagaagaaggatGATGAAACAGTGGATAGTTTGG GACCCCTGGAAAAAGGGCAGGTAAAAAATGAAGCTCTACGAGAATTAAGAGTAGAGCTTAGTAAGAAACACAAAGCACGGGAACTGGATGGATTCGGCCTTTATTT GTATGGTGTTGTGCTGCGGAAGCTGGACTTGGTGAAAGAAGCCATAGATGTATTTGTTGAAGCTGCTCATGTCTTACCTTTGCACTGGGGAGCCTGGCTGGAACTCTGCAACTTGATTACAGATAAAGAGATG TTGAAGTTCCTGTCCTTACCAGATACATGGATGAAAGAGTTCTTTCTCGCACACATTTATACAGAGCTGCAGCTGATAGAGGAGGCTCTGCAGAAGTATCAGAGTCTCATTGATGCAGGATTTTCCAAAAGCACTTACATCATCTCTCAGATTGCAGTTGCCTACCACAACATCCGAG ATATTGACAAAGCTTTATCCATCTTTAACGAGCTAAGGAAACAAGACCCTTACAGAATAGAAAACATGGACACTTTCTCCAACTTGCTGTATGTTAGG AGCATGAAGCCTGAATTGAGCTACCTGGCTCACAATCTCTGTGAGATAGACAAGTATCGTGTTGAGACCTGCTGCGTAATTG GGAATTATTATAGCTTACGCTCCCAGCATGAAAAAGCAGCACTCTATTTCCAGAGAGCCTTGAAACTAAATCCTCGGTATCTGGGGGCCTGGACACTTATGGGACATGAGTATATGGAAATGAAGAACACATCTGCAGCTATTCAAGCTTATAG aCATGCGATAGAGGTGAACAAAAGGGACTACAGAGCCTGGTATGGCTTGGGGCAAACCTATGAAATCCTCAAAATGCCATTTTACTGTCTCTATTATTACCGACGGGCCCACCAGCTCAG ACCCAATGATTCCCGTATGCTGGTTGCTCTAGGAGAGTGCTATGAGAAACTGAACCAGTTGGTGGAAGCTAAAAAG tGCTATTGGAGAGCTTATGCTGTTGGAGATGTGGAGAAAATGGCATTGGTGAAACTGGCAAA gCTGCATGAACAGCTGAATGAATCTGAACAGGCTGCTCAGTGCTATATCAAATATATCCAGGATATCTATTCCTGTGGG GAGATAGTGGAGCACCTGGAGGTCAGTACTGCCTTCCGTTACCTGGCCCAATACTACTTCAAGTGTAAGCTCTGGGATGAAGCCTCAGCCTGCGCTCAGAAGTGCTGTGCGTTCAATGAT ACTAGAGAAGAAGGGAAGGCCCTGCTGCGGCAGATCTTGCAGCTTCGCAACCAAGGAGAAACCTCGTCTACAGAAATTGCTGctccctttttcctccctgcatCACTGTCAGCCAACAACACTCCCACGCGTCGTGTGTCTCCACTCAATCTGTCTTCTGTTACACCATGA